The DNA segment actaaaaccctcaaaaaacctaaaaaaaacctaaccccccccacccccccccccccaaaaacctaaacccccctcccccaccacccaaaaacctaaaccccccccaccccacccccccaagctaaaatgctaaaaactaaacccccaaaaaacctaaaaaatctaaaaaaatcaaaaaaaaatctaaaatttttttttttatttttttactattttttatgttcaaatcgctacttttgtagccaaaaaaaaaaaaattttttttttttaaaaaaaaaattttttttaaaaaaaaaaaattttttttttttttggatactaaaagtagcgatttttatataaaaaatagtaaaaaaataaaaaaaaattttttgggtgttttttagatttttttagctattactgtttgtgttcacactggttctcgcggttctcgcaataaagggtggttcctaacggatctttgtcctatatatatatatatatatatatatatatatatatatatatatatatatatatatatatatatatatatatatatatatataggagatggAGTGTTGAAAAACAAACTAAGCTATTTTAGGAGTTGATAACCgcaataataatatttatatttatatttataacatTGTAAATTTGTTTCTCCTCTACtctttaataaaatttatatttcaaaaagaaaaaaagaaaacaaacaaaTAATAAGAAGTTGATAAGGATGCGCGTGTGTGGTGACTGGTGAGTGTGCGAGTGGGCCACGAAAATTCGTAGAAGTTGATGCACCAAGATAGGAAGGAACCTAAATTTCCCGACCACAATCTTATATATAACCACACACTTCTTCATTCCCTAAACCACACACAACCCAATTTCCTCTCAAAATCAACAAACAAACTAGCCGGAGGAGATCATCACACTGCTCAATCCACAATCAACCGTCTTAGCAGCTAACCTTCAACATGGATCTTAACCTCAAAGCAACCGAGCTAAGTTTAGCCTTGCCCGGAACCGACGACTTGCCGGAGATTAAAACAACaacaacgtctaaccaaatcaaaaccaACAAAAGAAGTTCACCGGATATCGATGCAAGTGTTACCGACGAATCAAGATCCACCCCTACACCAAAGTAAGTCGTATAAAAAATTatgttaaataatatattttattacgAGATGATTCACCCTACACCAAAGTAAGTCATGTAAAAAATTATGTCAACCgtgttaaataatatattttactaTGAGTTCAGCCGTGTGTAACACACGAGAACTTAAATTAGTACTAAATAGTTAGTAATGAACATTTCATTATGACACTTACTTATTTATTAGGTATAGACTATATATGATATACCGCATGCATGAACTCATGTTACTTGTTAAATGGATTTCAGGGCACAAGTGGTTGGGTGGCCGCCGGTGAGATCTTACCGGAAAAACATATTACAAGGGAAGAAAGTGGAGCCGGAGATGGGTTCCGGGATGTTTGTGAAAGTGAGTATGGATGGAGCTCCATACCTAAGAAAGATTGACTTGAAAGTGTACAAAAGTTATGGGGAGTTGATGAAGAGTTTGGAAGAGATGTTTGCGTGCATTATAGGGTTGTACAGTGAGAATGATGGGTACAAGGGATCAAAGCATGCGGCAACTTATGAAGATAAAGATGGAGATTGGATGCTTGTTGGAGATGTACCATGGGAAATGTTTGTTACTTCTTGCAAAAGGCTTAGAATCATGAAAGGGTGTGATGCTAGAGGGTTGGATTTAtgaattaatatattaaataaaccTAAGTTTTCATTTAACAAAATGTGAAAATGGTTAATAGGATGTTTGTATCGAATTTTCATCTATTTTAGTGTAGAATGAGGATTTGAGTTTTTGAAGAACAATATACAAATATGTATAGATATGTTCATGTAATGTCTTTTTTCCTCAAGTTTACTTTTGGTTGTTGCTTTAAAATGAAAGTGGATACATGTTAAATTCCGTGATTTTGATTGGGTGTGTTTCACACGACAAGAACCTAACATAAAGATATATGTTTGGATCAGTTTTGGGTCGAACATAAATACAAATTGCTAAAGATAAGGGCTCTGATCAACCTAGCTAGATGGATCGGTGGTTGACATGTTTGTGTTTGTAAGTACGTTTAGGGTCTTGTCTTTGGGATATTAGGGTTTATAATTCAGAAAgaggtggcggcgcaacttgttgtcCGTCTatcttctgttttgatgtaacttgtcAAGAATGAATCAGTATTTTAACAACCCAAATAATGTGTATATCATTACAATATATAAAATATTCTTTTATACTGATCCAATACGTATGATAataaaaaggggggggggggacaAGAGGTattttatgttaaaaaaattaaactaaatagatATCTTATGTCTAAATTATTAACAATTATAAAGATAAATAGACGTCAAATTGGTAGTTCATGACTAAGCACACAAAAAACCAACCACGATACATGCTCTTTGATTATTCCATAATTTAAGAATAATGATATgccaaaaaaaatattaaaaattattgCAGGTTAAACGAATCGTGTCCACAT comes from the Helianthus annuus cultivar XRQ/B chromosome 4, HanXRQr2.0-SUNRISE, whole genome shotgun sequence genome and includes:
- the LOC110936782 gene encoding auxin-induced protein 22D, which codes for MDLNLKATELSLALPGTDDLPEIKTTTTSNQIKTNKRSSPDIDASVTDESRSTPTPKAQVVGWPPVRSYRKNILQGKKVEPEMGSGMFVKVSMDGAPYLRKIDLKVYKSYGELMKSLEEMFACIIGLYSENDGYKGSKHAATYEDKDGDWMLVGDVPWEMFVTSCKRLRIMKGCDARGLDL